The following proteins are co-located in the Salvelinus sp. IW2-2015 linkage group LG36, ASM291031v2, whole genome shotgun sequence genome:
- the LOC111959262 gene encoding olfactory receptor 52E4-like: MDNNMSFPSHILQIQGFEFSQTFMYPMFFSILFVYLSLLVSNIGVLIVIIKERNLHQPMYILFCNLSVNDLIGNTVLLPRLMADIVSTERFITYSQCVTQAFFSHTFGSASHMILIIMAFDRYVAICYPLRYTSIMTTKTLVTLSVSAWGASLVLVSVLLGLTIRLSRCSSIILNVYCDNASLFKLSCENVSINNIYGLFFTVLLFTSSMGSIAVTYIRIAVICWTKKSKELNNKALQTCASHLVVYLIMLWSGFLTIILHRFPDYPYLRKLASVLFHVVPAHLNPIIYGLQTKSLRQKIMQILCRKVTHS; this comes from the coding sequence ATGGACAACAACATGTCATTTCCAAGCCATATCCTTCAAATCCAGGGTTTTGAATTCTCACAGACATTCATGTATCCCATGTTTTTCTCCATACTGTTTGTTTATCTCTCCCTCCTTGTGTCTAACATTGGTGTCCTGATAGTCATCATCAAGGAAAGAAATTTGCACCAACCAATGTACATCCTCTTCTGTAACCTGTCTGTAAATGATCTGATTGGTAACACTGTCTTGTTGCCTCGCCTCATGGCTGATATTGTTTCAACTGAGAGGTTTATCACGTACAGCCAATGTGTTACTCAGGCCTTTTTCAGTCACACGTTTGGATCAGCCTCACATATGATACTGATCATTATGGCCTTTGACAGATATGTGGCCATATGTTACCCGTTAAGGTACACATCAATAATGACAACAAAAACTCTAGTTACGCTgtctgtgtctgcttggggggctTCCCTTGTGTTAGTGTCTGTCCTACTGGGTCTCACCATAAGGCTCTCCCGCTGCAGTTCAATCATTCTAAATGTTTATTGTGACAATGCGTCATTGTTCAAGCTATCCTGTGAGAACGTTTCAATCAACAACATTTATGGACTCTTTTTCACAGTGCTGCTCTTTACTTCTTCAATGGGAAGCATAGCTGTCACTTATATCAGGATTGCTGTGATTTGCTGGACCAAGAAAAGCAAGGAGCTGAACAACAAAGCATTGCAGACCTGTGCAAGCCACCTGGTGGTGTATCTCATTATGCTGTGGAGTGGGTTTCTAACCATCATACTGCATCGCTTTCCAGACTATCCATATTTGAGAAAACTGGCTTCTGTTCTATTTCATGTTGTCCCTGCTCATTTAAATCCAATTATCTACGGCTTGCAAACAAAGTCATTGAGGCAGAAAATTATGCAAATACTCTGTCGGAAAGTTACACACTCATAA